The segment CATGCTGCAGGCGCTCAACATGGCCGAGCAGCTCGACCTGCGGGAGATGGGGTACAACAGCGCGAACTACCTCCACGCCCTCTATCAGGTGATGAACCTCTCCTTCGCCGACCGCGACTTCTACTACGGGGACCCCTACTTCCCGCCCGCGGAACCGATCGAGGGACTCCTCTCGAAGGACTATGCGAAGGCCCGGCTCGAGACCATCGACTGGGACCGGAACGACCCGAACGCGGGGCCCGGCGATCCCTATCCCTTCCAGGGGGAGGAGAACCCCTTCGCGGACCTGCTCGAGCGCTGGGGGACGCGGGCCGCCGTGACGACGGAACAGGGAGTTGAGCTATCGCTCGGCGATCACGCCGCACTCGACGAGGACTTCTATCTCGGCACGACCTCGGTACAAGCGGCGGACGCCGAGGGCTGGGTCGTCTCCATCACGCCCTCCGGCGGCTGGATCCCCGCCGTCGTTGCCGGGGAGACCGGGATCGGGCTCTCGCAGCGGGCCCAGAGCTTCGTGCTCGACGAGGCGGACAACCCGTACAACGTGATCGAGCCCGGCAAGCGGCCGCGCGCCACGCTCACGCCGGGCATGGCGCTCA is part of the Candidatus Palauibacter australiensis genome and harbors:
- a CDS encoding gamma-glutamyltransferase; translated protein: MLQALNMAEQLDLREMGYNSANYLHALYQVMNLSFADRDFYYGDPYFPPAEPIEGLLSKDYAKARLETIDWDRNDPNAGPGDPYPFQGEENPFADLLERWGTRAAVTTEQGVELSLGDHAALDEDFYLGTTSVQAADAEGWVVSITPSGGWIPAVVAGETGIGLSQRAQSFVLDEADNPYNVIEPGKRPRATLTPGMALKDGRPFLSFAVQGGDGQDQNLLQFFLNVVEWDMNVQEAVEAPNMNSYQMRGSFGQHETRPGRMLLQDATPPWIRSALESMGYDLTFAERTSGPINAIFFDWENDAFWGGSSHHGDDYGIAW